In Ananas comosus cultivar F153 unplaced genomic scaffold, ASM154086v1, whole genome shotgun sequence, one genomic interval encodes:
- the LOC109704227 gene encoding uncharacterized protein LOC109704227: MEKAGRAQSVKVLKKGKKKQAKDELDRLKQAEKKKRRLEKALATSAAIISELEKKKQKKKEEQQRLDEEGAAIAEAVALQVLIEEDANEPCRHLMLKDYRKFDPCSYSSSISPSVASQKSFSTYPFGGLGWEASAYSSGGNWTDWGAGQSFPSLGFHRDNISAPYFEETGQQTEISPGFIAAQAVSSLQIGDDSSEGRFALGNRLNFYREL, translated from the coding sequence ATGGAGAAAGCCGGGCGCGCCCAATCAGTAAAAGTcttgaagaaaggaaagaagaaacaGGCCAAAGACGAGTTGGACCGCCTGAAACAAGCTGAGAAGAAAAAGCGGCGTCTAGAAAAAGCACTTGCGACCTCTGCGGCCATAATCTCtgaattagaaaaaaagaagcagaaaaagaaagaagagcagCAGCGGCTGGACGAGGAAGGAGCCGCGATAGCCGAAGCAGTTGCCCTTCAGGTCCTAATAGAAGAAGATGCGAACGAGCCCTGCCGTCATTTGATGCTTAAGGACTACAGAAAATTCGACCCTTGCAGCTATTCTAGCAGCATAAGCCCTTCAGTGGCATCTCAAAAGAGCTTTTCGACATATCCTTTTGGAGGACTGGGTTGGGAGGCCAGTGCTTATTCTTCTGGGGGGAATTGGACTGACTGGGGGGCCGGACAATCATTTCCTTCTCTTGGGTTTCATAGAGATAATATCTCTGCTCCGTATTTTGAAGAAACTGGCCAACAAACTGAGATCTCTCCTGGGTTCATAGCTGCTCAGGCCGTCTCTTCGTTGCAAATCGGCGATGATTCAAGTGAGGGACGATTCGCTTTGGGTAACCGCCTCAATTTTTACAGAGAGTTATAA
- the LOC109704225 gene encoding ER membrane protein complex subunit 2-A-like isoform X2: MVGAAEEARLRRLESQVENGGGGAWEYLCLVRKLKLRRSDQVLRHGLALLNDPRARSKLGGEEWTLYEQVAIAAMDCQKLDVAKDCIATLSKQFPSSGRVGRLEAMMHEARGAWAEAERAYALLLENNPFDQITQKRRVAMAKAQGNISAAVDYLNKYLEIFMADHDAWRELAEIYVSLQMYKQAAFCYEELILAQPTVPLYHLAYAEVLYTMGGLENLQTAKKYYALTIELTGGKNTRALYGVCLCSAAISQLTKGRNKEEKEGSELQSLAVEALTKDYKKRAPAKFSIVTPDRN; the protein is encoded by the exons atggtgggggcggcggaggaggcgcgGCTGCGGCGGTTGGAGAGCCAGGTGGagaacggcggcggcggcgcgtggGAGTACCTGTGCCTCGTGCGCAAGCTCAAGCTCCGACGATCCGACCAGGTGCTCCGCCACGGACTCGCCCTGTTGAACGATCCCAGGGCCCGATCCAAACTCGGCGGAGAAG AATGGACTCTCTATGAGCAAGTAGCCATCGCTGCAATGGATTGTCAGAAGCTTGATGTTGCAAAG GATTGTATTGCGACTCTTTCAAAGCAGTTTCCCTCCAGTGGCAGAGTCG GCAGATTAGAAGCGATGATGCATGAAGCAAGGGGAGCATGGGCTGAAGCTGAAAGAGCTTATGCACTCCTTTTAGAGAACAATCCATTTGATCAG ATAACTCAGAAGAGGAGGGTTGCTATGGCCAAGGCACAAGGAAATATCTCAGCTGCTGTCGACTATCTCAATAAATACCTGGAAAT ATTTATGGCAGATCATGATGCCTGGAGAGAGCTTGCAGAAATCTATGTATCCCTACAAAT GTATAAGCAAGCGGCCTTCTGTTACGAGGAGTTAATACTTGCTCAACCAACAGTACCTCTGTATCATCTAGCCTACGCAGAG GTGCTTTATACTATGGGGGGTTTAGAAAATCTACAAACAGCCAAAAAGTACTATGCATTGACGATCGAGCTGACCGGTGGCAAGAACACTCGAGCTCTCTATGGCGTATGCTTG tGTAGTGCAGCGATCAGTCAACTCACAAAGGGGCGGAATAAGGAGGAGAAAGAAGGCTCCGAGCTCCAATCTCTGGCAGTGGAGGCCTTAACGAAGGATTACAAGAAGCGGGCCCCCGCGAAG TTTTCGATAGTAACACCCGATCGGAATTAG
- the LOC109704225 gene encoding ER membrane protein complex subunit 2-like isoform X1, with protein MVGAAEEARLRRLESQVENGGGGAWEYLCLVRKLKLRRSDQVLRHGLALLNDPRARSKLGGEEWTLYEQVAIAAMDCQKLDVAKDCIATLSKQFPSSGRVGRLEAMMHEARGAWAEAERAYALLLENNPFDQITQKRRVAMAKAQGNISAAVDYLNKYLEIFMADHDAWRELAEIYVSLQMYKQAAFCYEELILAQPTVPLYHLAYAEVLYTMGGLENLQTAKKYYALTIELTGGKNTRALYGVCLCSAAISQLTKGRNKEEKEGSELQSLAVEALTKDYKKRAPAKVPLLTNMLRNMKLTS; from the exons atggtgggggcggcggaggaggcgcgGCTGCGGCGGTTGGAGAGCCAGGTGGagaacggcggcggcggcgcgtggGAGTACCTGTGCCTCGTGCGCAAGCTCAAGCTCCGACGATCCGACCAGGTGCTCCGCCACGGACTCGCCCTGTTGAACGATCCCAGGGCCCGATCCAAACTCGGCGGAGAAG AATGGACTCTCTATGAGCAAGTAGCCATCGCTGCAATGGATTGTCAGAAGCTTGATGTTGCAAAG GATTGTATTGCGACTCTTTCAAAGCAGTTTCCCTCCAGTGGCAGAGTCG GCAGATTAGAAGCGATGATGCATGAAGCAAGGGGAGCATGGGCTGAAGCTGAAAGAGCTTATGCACTCCTTTTAGAGAACAATCCATTTGATCAG ATAACTCAGAAGAGGAGGGTTGCTATGGCCAAGGCACAAGGAAATATCTCAGCTGCTGTCGACTATCTCAATAAATACCTGGAAAT ATTTATGGCAGATCATGATGCCTGGAGAGAGCTTGCAGAAATCTATGTATCCCTACAAAT GTATAAGCAAGCGGCCTTCTGTTACGAGGAGTTAATACTTGCTCAACCAACAGTACCTCTGTATCATCTAGCCTACGCAGAG GTGCTTTATACTATGGGGGGTTTAGAAAATCTACAAACAGCCAAAAAGTACTATGCATTGACGATCGAGCTGACCGGTGGCAAGAACACTCGAGCTCTCTATGGCGTATGCTTG tGTAGTGCAGCGATCAGTCAACTCACAAAGGGGCGGAATAAGGAGGAGAAAGAAGGCTCCGAGCTCCAATCTCTGGCAGTGGAGGCCTTAACGAAGGATTACAAGAAGCGGGCCCCCGCGAAGGTTCCTCTTCTCACAAACATGCTGAGGAACATGAAGCTCACCTCATAA